The following are encoded in a window of Haloarcula laminariae genomic DNA:
- a CDS encoding translation initiation factor eIF-1A, translated as MSEDSGRRNLRMPNSDQLFAVVTEHLGGNHVRLQCEDGETRMGRIPGRMKFRTWINEDDIVLAEPWDWQDEKANVEWRYDGQDADQLRAEGHLDSLTA; from the coding sequence GTGAGCGAAGATTCAGGGCGGCGGAACCTCCGCATGCCAAATAGCGATCAGTTGTTTGCAGTCGTCACCGAACACCTCGGTGGAAACCACGTCCGCCTCCAGTGTGAGGACGGCGAGACCCGCATGGGTCGCATCCCGGGCCGGATGAAGTTCCGGACATGGATCAACGAGGACGACATCGTCCTCGCGGAGCCGTGGGACTGGCAAGACGAGAAGGCCAACGTCGAGTGGCGGTACGACGGTCAGGACGCCGACCAGCTCCGCGCCGAAGGCCACCTCGATTCGCTGACTGCCTGA